A genomic window from Peromyscus maniculatus bairdii isolate BWxNUB_F1_BW_parent chromosome 1, HU_Pman_BW_mat_3.1, whole genome shotgun sequence includes:
- the Nsmce3 gene encoding non-structural maintenance of chromosomes element 3 homolog, translated as MLQKPRGRGRPSTQVDREREWGGAGEEAPSTSRGTGGTGSASQGSRASLSAPAVGPRTQKQLELKVAELVQFLLIKDQKKIPIKRTDILKHVVGDYRDVYPNLLRLAAERLQYVFGYKLVELEPKSHTYILINMLEPVEEDAEVRGDQGTPTTGLLMIVLGLIFMKGNTITETEVWDFLRRLGVYPTKKHLIFGDPKKLITEDFVRQRYLEYRRIPHTDPVDYELQWGPRTNLETSKMKVLKFVAKVHNQDPKDWPTQYCEALADEENRARPAASGPTTSS; from the coding sequence ATGCTGCAGAAGCCGAGGGGCCGCGGCCGGCCCAGCACCCAGGTCGATAGGGAGCGGGAGTGGGGAGGCGCCGGCGAGGAGGCGCCCAGCACGTCCCGCGGCACGGGCGGCACGGGCAGCGCGTCCCAGGGCTCCCGCGCCTCCCTGTCGGCCCCCGCCGTGGGGCCGCGCACCCAGAAGCAACTGGAGCTGAAGGTGGCCGAGCTGGTGCAGTTCTTGCTGATCAAGGACCAGAAGAAGATTCCCATCAAGCGCACCGACATCCTGAAGCACGTGGTGGGCGACTACCGGGACGTGTACCCCAACCTGCTGAGGCTGGCCGCCGAGCGCCTGCAGTACGTGTTCGGGTACAAGCTGGTGGAGCTGGAGCCCAAGAGCCACACCTACATCCTTATCAACATGCTGGAGCCCGTGGAGGAGGACGCGGAAGTGAGAGGCGATCAGGGCACACCCACCACCGGCCTGCTCATGATAGTCCTGGGGCTCATCTTCATGAAAGGCAACACCATCACCGAGACTGAGGTCTGGGACTTCCTGCGACGGCTCGGGGTGTACCCCACTAAGAAGCATTTAATTTTCGGTGACCCAAAGAAACTCATTACTGAAGACTTTGTGCGGCAGCGCTACCTGGAGTACCGGAGGATACCCCACACCGATCCCGTGGACTATGAGTTACAGTGGGGCCCGCGAACCAACCTGGAAACCAGCAAGATGAAAGTTCTTAAGTTTGTGGCCAAAGTCCATAATCAGGACCCCAAAGACTGGCCTACACAATACTGCGAGGCCTTGGCGGATGAGGAGAACAGGGCCAGACCTGCAGCTAGTGGTCCAACCACTTCCTCTTGA